The proteins below are encoded in one region of Micromonospora sp. DSM 45708:
- a CDS encoding winged helix-turn-helix domain-containing protein: MVYRIHFTIDDLARTRMVESPRPLTELVLAAWALRRRSQPARLAAWRQQVVTRLPARARMVFDLAPIGGYTPCFLSPTRPVDVKEQLEWVRRTPRSRIDDQMTRFAEHRPVPGWARRLGDDPTVLQQLVDTLGELHGTMIEPYWPQVEAQVAADKAVRGRDLLDGGLNRLLSGLCPPLIRWAPPVLHVATASRADLDLHLGGRGLLLIPSVFGHQSPTVSDDVAGDVPCLSYPVGYRGAPLGQVGQTDDASRPPTHVAALLGRTRATILHAVAERPGRSTNELAAATGVSPSTASEHATVLRTAGLIVTARRRQTALHVPTQAGMSLLQAAPGHDHANSREADSAAR, encoded by the coding sequence ATGGTCTACCGGATCCACTTCACCATCGACGACCTGGCTCGCACCCGGATGGTCGAGTCGCCACGACCCCTGACGGAACTGGTCCTGGCAGCGTGGGCCCTGCGACGCCGGAGCCAGCCGGCCCGCCTGGCCGCCTGGCGGCAGCAGGTCGTCACCCGTCTGCCGGCGCGGGCGCGCATGGTGTTCGACCTCGCGCCCATCGGTGGTTACACACCGTGTTTCCTGTCGCCCACCCGGCCTGTCGACGTGAAAGAACAACTGGAGTGGGTCCGGCGCACACCTCGATCGCGGATCGACGACCAGATGACCCGTTTCGCCGAGCACCGGCCGGTACCCGGCTGGGCACGCCGGCTCGGCGACGATCCGACGGTGCTGCAACAACTCGTCGACACCCTCGGCGAGCTGCACGGCACCATGATCGAGCCGTACTGGCCCCAGGTGGAGGCCCAGGTCGCGGCGGACAAGGCGGTCCGGGGGCGGGACCTCCTCGACGGCGGCCTGAACCGCCTGCTGAGCGGACTGTGCCCGCCACTGATCCGCTGGGCCCCACCCGTACTCCACGTCGCCACGGCATCCCGGGCCGACCTGGATCTACACCTGGGCGGACGTGGGCTGTTGCTGATCCCGTCGGTGTTCGGTCACCAGAGTCCCACCGTCAGCGACGACGTCGCCGGGGACGTCCCCTGTCTCAGCTACCCCGTCGGCTACCGGGGCGCTCCGCTGGGCCAGGTCGGACAGACCGACGACGCCAGCAGACCCCCCACGCACGTCGCCGCGCTGCTGGGCCGCACCCGCGCCACCATCCTCCACGCCGTCGCCGAACGACCTGGCCGTTCCACGAACGAACTCGCGGCGGCGACGGGCGTCAGCCCGTCCACCGCCAGCGAACACGCGACGGTGCTGCGTACCGCCGGGCTCATCGTCACGGCGCGCCGCCGGCAGACCGCGTTGCACGTACCGACCCAGGCCGGCATGTCGCTGCTCCAGGCCGCGCCCGGGCATGATCACGCGAATTCGCGCGAGGCGGATTCCGCCGCCCGCTGA
- a CDS encoding 4Fe-4S dicluster domain-containing protein has protein sequence MPDANSLYGPLDPAPDAGWVAAPPRMGFFTDTSVCIGCKACEVACKEWNGVPDSGFDLLGMSYDNTGALTANSWRHVAFIEQPRPAGHRTPPFAGDPTGPTAGSPASAAVGAGTATDTGTNPGLPAGRGEPAARMAAGPEFLGMPGAQPPGRGTGAESRTDFRWLMMSDVCKHCTHAACLDVCPTGSLFRTEFGTVVVQEDICNGCGYCISACPYGVIDQRKDDGRAWKCTLCYDRLGAGMTPACAQACPTESIQYGPLDELRERAAERVATLHERGVPEARLYGHDPTDGVGGDGAFFLLLDQPEVYGLPPDPVVTTRDLPKMWKRAGLAALAMAAATVAAFVGGSS, from the coding sequence ATGCCTGACGCCAACAGCCTGTACGGACCGCTCGACCCGGCCCCGGACGCGGGCTGGGTCGCCGCGCCGCCCCGGATGGGCTTCTTCACCGACACCAGCGTCTGCATCGGCTGCAAGGCGTGCGAGGTCGCCTGCAAGGAGTGGAACGGCGTCCCGGATTCGGGCTTCGACCTGCTCGGCATGTCGTACGACAACACCGGCGCGTTGACCGCGAACTCGTGGCGGCACGTGGCGTTCATCGAGCAGCCCCGCCCGGCCGGGCACCGGACGCCGCCGTTCGCGGGCGACCCCACCGGCCCGACGGCCGGCAGCCCGGCATCGGCGGCGGTGGGCGCCGGCACGGCCACCGACACCGGCACGAACCCGGGACTGCCGGCGGGGCGCGGCGAGCCGGCGGCGCGGATGGCGGCCGGGCCGGAGTTCCTCGGCATGCCCGGGGCGCAGCCACCGGGGCGGGGCACCGGCGCGGAGAGCCGCACCGACTTCCGCTGGCTGATGATGTCCGACGTCTGCAAGCACTGCACGCACGCGGCCTGCCTGGACGTCTGCCCGACCGGTTCGCTGTTCCGCACCGAGTTCGGCACCGTCGTGGTGCAGGAGGACATCTGCAACGGCTGCGGTTACTGCATCTCCGCCTGCCCGTACGGCGTGATCGACCAGCGCAAGGACGACGGCCGGGCGTGGAAGTGCACGCTCTGCTACGACCGGCTGGGCGCGGGCATGACGCCGGCGTGCGCGCAGGCGTGCCCCACCGAGTCCATCCAGTACGGGCCGCTCGACGAGCTGCGGGAGCGGGCCGCCGAGCGGGTCGCCACGCTGCACGAACGCGGCGTGCCGGAGGCCCGGCTCTACGGCCACGACCCGACCGACGGGGTGGGCGGCGACGGCGCGTTCTTCCTGCTGCTCGACCAGCCGGAGGTGTACGGGCTGCCGCCGGACCCGGTGGTCACCACCCGGGACCTGCCGAAGATGTGGAAGCGGGCCGGCCTGGCCGCGTTGGCCATGGCGGCGGCGACCGTCGCCGCGTTCGTCGGAGGATCGTCGTGA
- the nrfD gene encoding NrfD/PsrC family molybdoenzyme membrane anchor subunit: MNPDRPVGALFRRFRERLAAERTSAAGPRQATGERRALVSTGRESDSRATGTGPGVGRTDAGAHDAGLTPHPPRDAAPTVGRRRGGRGGEQLNVPPAEFTSYYGRPVLKPPVWRWDIAAYLFTGGLAAGSSLLAAGGQLTGRPALRRGGRVASLAAVSASAYFLINDLGRPSRFHHMLRVAKVTSPMSVGTWILSVFGPAAGLAAIAEGAPRLPERGVLGLGRRLLPPAGHAAGPVAAVTAPALATYTGVLLADTAVPSWHEAYPELPVIFAGSALASGAGVGLLAAPPAQAGPARRMAVAGAALELWGAHRVENRLGLLSEPYADGTPGKLLRAGRVLTAAGVAGALVGRRSRLLSAASGGALLAAAVCTRFGIFHGGVASARDPKYTVVPQRERADRRA, from the coding sequence GTGAACCCGGACCGTCCGGTGGGTGCCCTGTTCCGCCGCTTCCGCGAGCGCCTGGCCGCCGAGCGGACCTCCGCCGCCGGGCCGCGGCAGGCCACCGGCGAGCGCCGCGCGCTCGTGTCGACCGGCCGCGAGAGCGACAGCCGGGCCACCGGCACCGGGCCGGGCGTCGGTCGCACCGATGCGGGCGCCCACGACGCGGGGCTGACCCCGCACCCGCCCCGCGACGCCGCGCCGACCGTCGGCCGCCGACGCGGCGGCCGGGGCGGCGAGCAGCTCAACGTGCCCCCGGCGGAGTTCACCTCCTACTACGGCCGGCCGGTCCTCAAGCCACCGGTGTGGCGGTGGGACATCGCCGCGTACCTGTTCACCGGCGGGCTCGCCGCCGGGTCCTCGCTGCTGGCCGCCGGCGGGCAGCTCACAGGCCGCCCGGCGTTGCGCCGCGGCGGCCGGGTCGCGTCGCTGGCGGCGGTGAGCGCCAGCGCGTACTTCCTCATCAACGACCTGGGCCGGCCCAGCCGGTTCCACCACATGCTGCGGGTGGCGAAGGTGACCTCGCCGATGTCGGTGGGCACCTGGATCCTCAGCGTGTTCGGCCCGGCCGCCGGCCTGGCCGCGATCGCCGAGGGCGCGCCCCGCCTGCCGGAGCGCGGGGTGCTCGGGCTGGGCCGCCGGCTGCTGCCCCCGGCCGGGCACGCGGCCGGGCCGGTCGCCGCCGTCACCGCGCCGGCGCTGGCCACGTACACCGGGGTGCTGCTGGCCGACACGGCGGTGCCGTCGTGGCACGAGGCGTACCCGGAACTGCCGGTCATCTTCGCGGGCAGCGCGCTGGCCAGCGGCGCCGGCGTCGGGCTGCTGGCCGCGCCGCCCGCGCAGGCCGGCCCGGCGCGACGCATGGCGGTCGCCGGCGCGGCGCTGGAGCTGTGGGGCGCGCACCGGGTGGAGAACCGGCTCGGCCTGCTCAGCGAGCCCTACGCCGACGGCACGCCGGGGAAGCTGCTGCGCGCCGGCCGCGTGCTCACCGCCGCCGGGGTGGCCGGCGCGCTGGTCGGCCGCCGCAGCCGGCTGCTGTCCGCGGCCTCCGGCGGCGCGCTGCTCGCCGCCGCCGTCTGCACCCGCTTCGGCATCTTCCACGGCGGGGTCGCCTCGGCACGGGACCCGAAGTACACGGTGGTGCCGCAGCGCGAGCGCGCCGACCGGCGGGCCTGA
- a CDS encoding SDR family oxidoreductase, protein MTEDQYTPQDPTEQYGQQQGQAAQQQSTPGSTQEMGPKPDHGEESYRGADRLAGNRAVITGGDSGIGRAVAIAFAREGADVLVSYLGEEEEADARETVGLIERAGRRGVAVRTDLREEANCRELIDRAVTDLGGIDILVNNAAYQMAQDNGIDDITTEQFDRVFKTNVYAMFWLSKFAVPHLKEGSAIINTSSIQAFDPSPQLLDYATTKAAIANFTKALALNLAERGIRVNAVAPGPIWTPLIPATMPPEKVQQFGTDVPMGRPGQPAELAPAYVFFASQESSYVTGEILGVTGGKPTK, encoded by the coding sequence ATGACCGAGGACCAGTACACCCCGCAGGACCCCACCGAGCAGTACGGCCAGCAGCAGGGGCAGGCCGCTCAGCAGCAGTCCACCCCCGGCTCGACGCAGGAGATGGGCCCGAAGCCGGATCACGGCGAGGAGTCGTACCGGGGCGCCGACCGGCTCGCCGGCAATCGGGCGGTGATCACCGGCGGTGACTCCGGCATCGGCCGCGCCGTCGCCATCGCGTTCGCCCGGGAGGGCGCCGACGTGCTCGTCTCCTACCTGGGCGAGGAGGAGGAGGCGGACGCCCGCGAGACGGTCGGGCTGATCGAGCGGGCCGGCCGCCGGGGCGTGGCGGTCCGCACCGACCTGCGCGAGGAGGCGAACTGCCGGGAGCTGATCGACCGGGCGGTCACCGACCTGGGCGGCATCGACATCCTGGTCAACAACGCGGCCTACCAGATGGCGCAGGACAACGGCATCGACGACATCACCACCGAGCAGTTCGACCGGGTGTTCAAGACCAACGTGTACGCGATGTTCTGGCTCAGCAAGTTCGCGGTGCCGCACCTGAAGGAGGGCTCGGCGATCATCAACACCTCGTCGATCCAGGCGTTCGACCCGTCGCCGCAGCTACTCGACTACGCCACCACCAAGGCAGCCATCGCCAACTTCACCAAGGCGCTAGCGTTGAACCTGGCCGAGCGCGGGATCCGGGTCAACGCGGTCGCGCCCGGCCCGATCTGGACCCCGCTGATCCCGGCCACCATGCCGCCGGAGAAGGTGCAGCAGTTCGGCACCGACGTGCCGATGGGCCGCCCCGGCCAGCCGGCCGAGCTGGCCCCGGCGTACGTCTTCTTCGCCTCCCAGGAGTCCAGCTACGTCACCGGGGAGATCCTCGGCGTCACCGGCGGCAAGCCGACGAAGTGA
- a CDS encoding nucleotidyl transferase AbiEii/AbiGii toxin family protein yields MTHPHDFYREVARVALAAAGPHRFVLGGGVAWAAHGLVTRPTEDVDLFADVEGAAAAAAADVRAALERAGYRVDDADPGGLGEVFDGFDRDLRDFVVSRGDRRIRLSLARLDRHRSPVVMDFGPVMDVRDLLANKTAALVNRREVRDYIDVAAALDRYAVAELLELARQVDPALEEEDVRAAGRYLDGLTDRRFTRYGLDAARIAEVRRRMSVWPR; encoded by the coding sequence GTGACGCACCCGCACGACTTCTACCGGGAGGTGGCCCGGGTGGCGCTCGCCGCCGCCGGCCCGCACCGCTTCGTGCTCGGCGGCGGCGTGGCCTGGGCAGCGCACGGTCTGGTCACCCGCCCGACCGAGGACGTCGACCTGTTCGCCGACGTGGAGGGCGCCGCCGCGGCGGCGGCGGCCGACGTACGCGCCGCGCTGGAACGGGCCGGCTACCGGGTCGACGACGCGGACCCGGGCGGCCTGGGCGAGGTGTTCGACGGCTTCGACCGCGACCTGCGGGACTTCGTGGTGAGCCGCGGCGACCGGCGGATCCGGCTCAGCCTGGCCCGGTTGGACCGGCACCGCAGCCCGGTGGTGATGGACTTCGGCCCGGTGATGGACGTCCGGGATCTGCTCGCCAACAAGACCGCCGCGCTGGTCAACCGCCGGGAGGTCCGCGACTACATCGACGTCGCCGCCGCGCTGGACCGGTACGCGGTGGCCGAGCTGCTGGAGCTGGCCCGCCAGGTGGACCCGGCACTGGAGGAGGAGGACGTCCGGGCGGCCGGCCGCTACCTCGACGGGCTGACCGACCGCCGGTTCACCCGCTACGGCCTGGACGCGGCCCGCATCGCCGAGGTGCGCCGCCGGATGTCCGTCTGGCCCCGCTGA
- the fdh gene encoding formate dehydrogenase, whose protein sequence is MGLKTFIQGWPVYRQLTGTDPLGRGVAARSARSAELTARTETADGMARSVCPYCAVGCGQRVFHADGRVTQIEGDPDSPISRGRLCPKGSASKSLVTSPLRQTTVRYRRPYATEWEDLDLDVALDMIADRILAARDETWEDVDDAGRPLNRTLGISSLGGATLDNEENYLIKKLFTAMGALQIENQARIUHSATVPGLGTSFGRGGATDFQQDLANADVIVIQGSNMAEAHPVGFQWVMEAKKRGAKVFHVDPRFTRTSALADTYLPIRAGTDIALLGGVVRYILDNELDFREYVLAYTNAATIVSEQFADTEDLDGLFSGYNPETGSYDHVSWQYEGQEEHTKVRGTGKERDSASGLEHESHGEPVPAQTRRDETLRHPRCVYQILKRHFARYTPEMVARVCGIPEEKFLELARAWTENSGRERTGALVYSVGWTQHSVGVQYIRTGSIIQTLLGNMGRPGGGILALRGHASIQGSTDIPTLFNLLPGYLPMPHHADHPTFDKWVDSIRHPGQKGFWGNSGAFAASLLKAYWGDAATPENDFCYGYLPRMTGDHGTYQQVLNMIDGHVKGYFLLGQNPAVGSAHGRAQRLGMANLDWLVVRDLFLIESATFWKNSPEIATGEIVPEECRTEVFFLPAASHVEKEGTFTQTQRLLQWREKAVNPPGDARSELWFFYHLGRVLREKLAGSTTPRDRALLDLTWDYPTHGVHAEPSAEAVLREINGYDVATGRPLNAFAEAKDDGSTAIGCWIYTGVYADGVNQAARRISRHEQDWVAAEWGWAWPANRRTLYNRASADPEGRPWSDRKKYVWWDPDAGEWTGYDVPDFEKTKPPSYRPPDDASGPEALAGDDPFVMQGDGKAWLYAPSGVLDGPLPTHYEPAESPMRNPLYGQQANPTRKIYEHPVNRINPSPPEPHSEVFPYVFTVSRLTEHHTAGGMSRTVPRLAELQPEMFVEVSPELAAEVGLAHLGWAHLISGRAAIEARVLVTDRLTPLRVDGRIIHQVWLPYHFGSEGLVTGDSANDLFGITLDPNVLIQESKIGTCDIRPGRRPTGPALLDLVGDYQRRAGMTADRKVPIVTTDVLGGENAAGSTDEQTPEAAARDGEDHA, encoded by the coding sequence GTGGGTCTGAAGACGTTCATCCAGGGCTGGCCGGTCTACCGGCAACTCACCGGCACCGACCCGCTGGGGCGCGGCGTCGCCGCCCGCTCGGCGCGGTCCGCCGAGCTGACCGCCCGCACCGAGACCGCCGACGGCATGGCCCGCTCGGTCTGCCCCTACTGCGCGGTCGGCTGCGGGCAGCGCGTCTTCCACGCCGACGGCCGGGTCACCCAGATCGAGGGCGACCCGGACAGCCCGATCTCCCGCGGCCGGCTCTGCCCGAAGGGCTCCGCCAGCAAGAGCCTGGTGACCAGTCCGCTGCGTCAGACCACGGTCCGCTACCGCCGGCCGTACGCGACGGAGTGGGAGGATCTGGACCTCGACGTCGCGCTCGACATGATCGCCGACCGGATCCTCGCCGCCCGCGACGAGACCTGGGAGGACGTCGACGACGCCGGTCGTCCGCTCAACCGGACGCTGGGCATCTCCAGCCTGGGCGGCGCGACGCTGGACAACGAGGAGAACTACCTCATCAAGAAGCTGTTCACGGCGATGGGGGCACTCCAGATCGAGAACCAGGCGCGCATTTGACACTCCGCCACCGTCCCCGGTCTGGGGACCAGCTTCGGTCGCGGCGGCGCGACGGACTTCCAGCAGGACCTCGCCAACGCTGACGTCATCGTCATCCAGGGCTCGAACATGGCCGAGGCCCACCCGGTGGGCTTCCAGTGGGTGATGGAGGCGAAGAAGCGCGGCGCGAAGGTCTTCCACGTGGACCCGCGGTTCACCCGCACCAGCGCGCTCGCCGACACGTACCTGCCGATCCGGGCGGGCACCGACATCGCGCTGCTCGGCGGCGTGGTGCGGTACATCCTGGACAACGAGCTGGACTTCCGGGAGTACGTGCTGGCGTACACCAACGCGGCGACCATCGTCAGCGAGCAGTTCGCCGACACCGAGGACCTGGACGGTCTCTTCTCCGGCTACAACCCGGAGACCGGCTCCTACGACCACGTCAGCTGGCAGTACGAGGGGCAGGAGGAGCACACCAAGGTCCGGGGCACCGGCAAGGAGCGTGACTCGGCCTCCGGGCTGGAGCACGAGTCGCACGGCGAGCCGGTGCCGGCGCAGACCCGGCGGGACGAGACGTTGCGGCATCCGCGCTGCGTCTACCAGATCCTCAAGCGGCACTTCGCCCGCTACACCCCGGAGATGGTGGCCCGGGTCTGCGGCATTCCGGAGGAGAAGTTCCTGGAGCTGGCCCGCGCCTGGACGGAGAACTCCGGCCGGGAGCGCACCGGCGCGCTCGTCTACTCGGTCGGGTGGACGCAGCACAGCGTCGGCGTGCAGTACATCCGCACCGGGTCGATCATCCAGACGCTGCTGGGCAACATGGGCCGGCCGGGCGGCGGCATCCTGGCGCTGCGCGGGCACGCCAGCATCCAGGGCTCCACCGACATCCCGACGTTGTTCAACCTGCTGCCCGGCTACCTGCCGATGCCGCACCACGCCGACCACCCGACGTTCGACAAGTGGGTGGACAGCATCCGGCACCCCGGCCAGAAGGGTTTCTGGGGCAACTCGGGCGCGTTCGCGGCCAGCCTGCTCAAGGCGTACTGGGGTGACGCGGCCACGCCGGAAAACGACTTCTGCTACGGCTACCTGCCCCGGATGACCGGCGACCACGGGACGTACCAGCAGGTCCTCAACATGATCGACGGGCACGTGAAGGGCTACTTCCTGCTCGGCCAGAACCCGGCGGTCGGCTCCGCGCACGGCCGGGCCCAGCGCCTCGGCATGGCCAACCTCGACTGGCTGGTGGTCCGCGACCTGTTCCTGATCGAGAGCGCCACGTTCTGGAAGAACAGCCCGGAGATCGCCACCGGGGAGATCGTGCCGGAGGAGTGCCGCACCGAGGTGTTCTTCCTGCCGGCGGCCTCGCACGTGGAGAAGGAGGGCACCTTCACCCAGACCCAGCGGCTGTTGCAGTGGCGGGAGAAGGCCGTCAACCCGCCCGGCGACGCCCGCTCCGAGCTGTGGTTCTTCTACCACCTCGGCCGGGTGCTGCGGGAGAAGCTGGCCGGCTCCACCACGCCCCGCGACCGCGCGCTGCTGGATCTGACCTGGGACTATCCGACGCACGGCGTGCACGCCGAGCCGAGCGCCGAGGCGGTGCTCAGGGAGATCAACGGCTACGACGTCGCGACCGGCCGTCCGCTGAACGCGTTCGCCGAGGCGAAGGACGACGGCTCCACCGCGATCGGCTGCTGGATCTACACCGGCGTCTACGCCGACGGGGTGAACCAGGCGGCCCGCCGCATCTCCCGGCACGAGCAGGACTGGGTGGCCGCCGAGTGGGGCTGGGCCTGGCCGGCGAACCGGCGCACGCTCTACAACCGCGCGTCCGCCGACCCGGAGGGCCGGCCGTGGAGCGACCGCAAGAAGTACGTCTGGTGGGACCCGGACGCCGGCGAGTGGACCGGCTACGACGTGCCGGACTTCGAGAAGACCAAACCGCCGTCGTACCGGCCGCCGGACGACGCCTCCGGCCCGGAGGCGCTCGCCGGTGACGATCCGTTCGTCATGCAGGGCGACGGCAAGGCCTGGCTGTACGCGCCGAGCGGCGTCCTCGACGGCCCGCTGCCGACGCACTACGAGCCGGCCGAGTCGCCGATGCGCAACCCGCTCTACGGGCAGCAGGCCAACCCGACCCGCAAGATCTACGAGCACCCGGTGAACCGGATCAACCCGAGCCCCCCGGAGCCACACAGCGAGGTCTTCCCGTACGTGTTCACGGTCAGCCGGCTCACCGAGCACCACACGGCCGGCGGGATGAGCCGGACGGTGCCGCGCCTGGCCGAGCTGCAACCGGAGATGTTCGTCGAGGTGTCCCCGGAGCTGGCCGCCGAGGTCGGGCTGGCGCATCTCGGCTGGGCCCACCTGATCAGCGGGCGGGCCGCCATCGAGGCGCGGGTGCTGGTCACCGACCGGCTCACCCCGCTGCGGGTGGACGGGCGGATCATCCACCAGGTGTGGCTGCCCTACCACTTCGGCAGCGAGGGCCTGGTCACCGGCGACTCGGCGAACGACCTGTTCGGCATCACGCTGGACCCGAACGTGCTCATCCAGGAGAGCAAGATCGGCACGTGTGACATCCGGCCGGGCCGGCGGCCCACCGGGCCGGCGTTGCTCGACCTGGTCGGTGACTACCAGCGGCGGGCCGGGATGACGGCGGACCGGAAGGTGCCGATCGTGACCACCGACGTGTTGGGCGGCGAGAACGCGGCCGGCAGCACCGACGAGCAGACGCCCGAGGCCGCGGCGCGCGACGGAGAAGACCATGCCTGA
- a CDS encoding bifunctional metallophosphatase/5'-nucleotidase: MTSSSGASRRQVLAVAAAAATAPLLAGAPAEAKPKQPKTWDLTVLGTSDTHGNVYNWDYYKDAEFDDSKHNDVGVAKLATLVNQIRAERTGKATLVLDAGDTIQGTPLATYYAKQEPITSTGETHPMAGAMNVLRYDAVTLGNHEFNYGLPLLATWIKQLGFPALAANAINEKTGKPAFLPYVIKEVRLGGHGAPKLRVGILGLTNPGVAIWDKANVEGRLVFADMVATAAKWVPVMRRRGADVVIISAHGGDSGTSSYGPELPNENPTALIAEQVPGIDAILFGHAHNEVPEKFVTNLKTGKAVLTSEPSKWGQRLTRMDFTLTREKGCWKVVDSSATTLNTNTVVEDPAVLAAVRGQHAKTVEYVNRVVAQSSVELSAAESRYKDTPILDFINHVQTEVVTAALAGGAYAGLPVLSIAAPFSRTAVFPQGDVRIRDVAGLYVFDNTLEAVVLTGAEVKAYLEYSAKYFVTVPVGATVDPETISDPAVPDYNYDVFSGVDYDIDISKPVGQRITRLVLAGTDTPVATDAQFVVAVNNYRRSGGGNFPGIVKTQVYNAQQEIRQLLIDWAQAKGTIDPADFFVPNWKLVREGVPVF; the protein is encoded by the coding sequence ATGACCTCCTCCTCCGGCGCCTCGCGCCGCCAGGTGCTGGCCGTCGCCGCCGCCGCGGCGACCGCTCCGCTGCTCGCCGGCGCGCCCGCCGAGGCGAAGCCGAAGCAGCCGAAGACCTGGGACCTGACCGTCCTCGGCACCTCGGACACCCACGGCAACGTCTACAACTGGGACTACTACAAGGACGCCGAGTTCGACGACAGCAAGCACAACGACGTCGGCGTCGCGAAGCTGGCCACCCTGGTCAACCAGATCCGGGCGGAGCGCACGGGTAAGGCGACGCTGGTCCTGGACGCCGGCGACACCATTCAGGGCACGCCGCTGGCCACCTACTACGCCAAGCAGGAGCCGATCACCAGCACCGGTGAGACGCACCCGATGGCAGGCGCGATGAACGTGCTGCGGTACGACGCCGTCACGCTCGGCAACCACGAGTTCAACTACGGCCTGCCGCTGCTGGCCACCTGGATCAAGCAGCTCGGCTTCCCGGCGCTCGCCGCGAACGCGATCAATGAGAAGACCGGCAAGCCGGCCTTCCTGCCGTACGTGATCAAGGAGGTCCGGCTCGGCGGGCACGGCGCGCCGAAGCTGCGCGTGGGCATCCTCGGCCTGACCAACCCCGGCGTGGCCATCTGGGACAAGGCCAACGTCGAGGGCCGCCTGGTCTTCGCCGACATGGTCGCCACCGCCGCCAAGTGGGTGCCGGTGATGCGCCGGCGCGGCGCCGACGTGGTCATCATCTCCGCCCACGGCGGGGACAGCGGCACCTCCAGCTACGGCCCCGAGCTGCCGAACGAGAACCCGACCGCGCTGATCGCCGAGCAGGTGCCCGGCATCGACGCGATCCTCTTCGGTCACGCCCACAACGAGGTGCCGGAGAAGTTCGTCACCAACCTGAAGACCGGCAAGGCGGTGCTGACCTCCGAGCCGTCGAAGTGGGGCCAGCGCCTCACCCGGATGGACTTCACGCTGACCCGGGAGAAGGGCTGCTGGAAGGTCGTCGACTCGTCGGCCACCACGCTGAACACCAACACCGTGGTCGAGGACCCGGCGGTGCTCGCGGCCGTGCGCGGCCAGCACGCCAAGACGGTCGAGTACGTCAACCGGGTGGTCGCGCAGTCGAGCGTGGAGCTGTCCGCCGCCGAGTCGCGCTACAAGGACACCCCGATCCTGGACTTCATCAACCACGTCCAGACCGAGGTGGTCACCGCGGCGCTGGCCGGCGGCGCGTACGCGGGCCTGCCGGTGCTGTCGATCGCCGCGCCGTTCAGCCGCACCGCGGTCTTCCCGCAGGGCGACGTGCGGATCCGCGACGTGGCCGGCCTGTACGTGTTCGACAACACGCTGGAGGCGGTCGTGCTGACCGGGGCCGAGGTGAAGGCGTACCTGGAGTACTCGGCGAAGTACTTCGTCACCGTCCCGGTGGGCGCCACGGTCGACCCGGAGACGATCAGCGACCCGGCTGTGCCGGACTACAACTACGACGTGTTCTCCGGCGTCGACTACGACATCGACATCTCCAAGCCGGTCGGCCAGCGGATCACCCGCCTGGTGCTGGCCGGCACCGACACGCCGGTCGCGACCGACGCGCAGTTCGTGGTGGCGGTGAACAACTACCGGCGCAGCGGCGGCGGCAACTTCCCCGGCATCGTGAAGACCCAGGTCTACAACGCGCAGCAGGAGATCCGCCAGCTGCTGATCGACTGGGCGCAGGCCAAGGGCACCATCGACCCGGCCGACTTCTTCGTGCCGAACTGGAAGCTGGTCCGCGAGGGCGTACCGGTCTTCTGA